GCCCCAAAGCGGCCAGCCATGCCTGCCGCCGCCTCCTCAAATTATCTCTTTGTGTGTTTGGCCAAAACCATAAGCGCtctagtttgatatccatatgaaAAGCTATCAATAAACGCCGGAGAAATTGAAATTAAGGTGTGGCTATTATAGCATATGTGGGACTGGCACGTCTATTCTTTGGCTAATGACTCAAGATTACCATCAGTTGCATTGGTTGAATGATTACATGGATTACTCTTTCAGGCAACTGTTTCTAGTTTTGCTACTACAATACACACCCATTTATCTAGAGTTATCAATCTGAAAATGATAATTGAGGACATTTTAAAGTTTGAGATGTATTTTATACAATCTTTTCTAAGATTCTTAATGCCTTTTTTTTGTTCTGCTGTGTCAGAGCATGCTTCTTATTCTAGTAGGTACTAGTAAGCTATATAGTTTTTTTGCTAATTATATTTTTTTGCCTTCAAACGTGAATAGGTACTTTATTGTTATTGATGACTTATGGGACATACAAACATGGGAAATAATTAAGTGTGCTTTCGTGGATAGTCACCCAGAAAGTAAAATTATCATAACTACTCGTATTGTTGATGTTGCCACAAGAGCCAGTGGGATCTACCGCATGAAACCGCTTTCCAATGATAACTCCAAATTGCTATTCTATACAAGAACATGTGGTGGTGAAGAAGTCAGTCGGGATAACCAATCCGATGAAGTGACCAACAAAATCTTAAAGAAATGTGGTGGTGTGCCATTAGCTATCATTACAATAGCTAGTTTGCTTGTTGGTAAAGCAAGGGCGGATTGGTCTAAGGTGTATGATGCAATTGGTTTTGGGCATGAAGACAGTGAAGTCGTTCAGAACACAAGAAAGATATTATCTTTTAGCTATTATGATCTACCTTCCAATCTAAAGGCATGTTTATTGTATCTCAGTATGTTTCCTGAGGATTACTTTATTGAGAAAAAAACACTAATATGGAGGTGGGTCATTGAAGGATTTGTCCCTGATAATGAAGGGGTGGGATCATATGAGCTAGGGGAGATCTATTTCAACAAGCTTGTTAATAAAAGCATGATCCGGTGGATAGAGGCTGATGATCTAGGTTTCACTAACAAACAAGGTGGTTGTCGTGTCCATGACATGGTGCTCGATCTCATCCGCACCATGTCAAGCAACATAAACTTTGTTACTGTATATGATATGGAACAACACTACACCCATTTGCTAGGCAAACGAACCAATAGGGTTCGCAGATTAGCACTTCATGGAAGAAGTGTGGAACACAGCTCTAGCATTGAAATGAAACAAGTGAGGTCATTTAATGCTATCACATGTGGTGATAGTAAGTTGCCCCTCCTTTTGAGCTTTAATGTGTTACGTGTGTTAGTTATTGAGGATTGTGGTTTTTTGGAAGGTCACAGTCTCGAGCATCTTGGGAAGTTGGTTCATCTGAGGTATCTAGGGCTGGTGAAGAGTAAAGTTAACAAGCTCCCGGAAGGAATAGGTCATGATTTGAAGTTTCTTCAGATTTTGGATGTAAGGGGATGTTCCATAAGTGAGTTACCGCCGTCTGTTGGTGAGCTACAGAATTTGAGGTGCTTGTGGGCTGATGAAGGTACAGGTATGAAGGGACAGATAGGGAAGCTAACATGCCTTGAAGAGCTGCATCTATatttggtggacaagtgcccaaacttcttcacggatttgggtaagCTGACTAACTTGAGGGCGCTCCAAATTCAGTTCAACGAATGTGAAGAGACCGCATGCAAGGCTCTGGCAGAGTCTCTGTGCAAACTGCACAAGATCCAAAGTCTTATTATCTGGAGGACCATCTTCGAGGATGATATGGATTACTTCAATAAGGAATTTTGTGTCCGTTTCGGCAGCCTGGAAGACTTGGCACCCAGTTCAAAGCTTCGTTTCTTTTGTCTACAGAGCATAATTATACCCAAGATGCCATCATGGATCAATTCTTTGTGTGTTCCTCTTCTCTCTAACTTGTGGTTGTATGTGGAGGTGGTAGAAACTCGGGGTCTGCAAGCCCTCGGAAGGTTGTCGTcactcctcttcctctttctcgAGAGTGAGGAGGAAAAGCGCATATCATATACCTTTGGCAGTTATGAGTTTCACAAGCTGAGAAGTCTAGTAACGAATATAAATATCGCTACTGGAGCAGGAGCATTGCCGATGCTGCGCACACTGGTATACAGTGCCAGCGCTGTAAGAAAAGACAACTTGGTACCGTGGAATAATGACAGTCGTTTACTTGAGAATGTTTGCTGTCGGCTTGACTGCGCTAACAGCGGCCGCAGGGAAGTGAAGGCAGCGAAGGCAGTCCTGAGGAAAGCGGAGAGAGCCCATCCCAACGCTGAGGAATTCTACTTCCAGACAACCGTACGGAACTACACGCGGAAGGCAGCTCGACTCATTGACGCACTCGGGTCAATCCTACATGGTTTGGACAGGCCTGATGGGGAGGAAATAACTGCAGATCAACGAGAGCTACGTTGCATGATTAAATCACTGGAGACTTTGTTACGTGATGATGGCGAGCCTCGAGTTGGGAGGTATGGCGAACAAGAGCTGCGTGGTTTTGTCACCAAATTCAAGAGTCTGTTACATGATGAAGCAGCTACGGACCAAGAAGAAGAGGTACGTGCATATACTACTCCATCTTATCGGCCCATCACTATAAATATATACCATGTACCTGATTGCCTGCTCACCGTTTTATGTGCGTCTCATCTCTAGCCGGACAACAGCGGTTCCACGGACGGCAATGACGACGACAAGGACGCGGACACCGACACTGAGGACGATACAGATGATGACAATGGTGATAATGATGATGATAACGGCGCCGATGATGATTCCGAGCAAAAGGAGGTACATAAGTACATACTATGTCATGTTGATCGCATACTAAATAGAAATTCATTCATTTATCAGGCCGCTGGCTGAACGGCCGATTTCACTTATATCTAATTAACCTCCAGGAAGACGATGATGTTGCCACAAGCAGTGGGGGTCACATGGTGCTGCCCTGATGGCGTTCCGTTCCCGGAACCAAAGGCGTTGGCGGGTGGCTTCTTGGTTGCTGGGGCTATGCCCAGTCAAAGTGGGAGCTGCGGCATCTGCCAGGTTACACTTGTTAAGCCTGTCGCCACTGCTCAAGTGTTAGTTTAACTCTTCAGTTACAATAAATTGCAGTGTGCTATGTGTGTTTGTACACAACAACACGTCTGTGGGTAGCTAGGCTTAAGTTTACGTGTGTCTAGATCACCACGTCTGATCCTCGTGGGATGGCACGAGTTGTGGATGGCGTGGCGAGTTTGTAGGAGAGATGGACATGGCGATGGTGGGATGGCACCGTCAGTAAGCCCAGTCGTTGATCCCGATTTGTAGCGGTTTCAGTTGCAACCGAGTATATTGAATAAAAGGAGCGAAAATAGAAAAGTGGTTAGTTGAACACCATGCAAGAATACTCTGTTTCTCTCTGGTTGCCTTGTTCGTGTTCCTGTGAGTTCTTCTCTGCCACTGTTGACACCATTTGTAGATTTAGCCATGTGGGCTACTGCGCAGTATGGGATGTATCTTAGAATCGGTGCTCATATTGGCACTCTTATCGCTTATATAGATGTTATACGTCCTTTTATTTtgtggttagagcatctccaatgaCGCGTCCCAAATAGTCGCCAGTAGGAGCGTCGGtagtgcatcctctatttggggacgttCTCCACACCGTTGTCTTCCATATGGTGGTCTCCAATGTTTtttctttttacaatattttgaaacaacatatcaatcatattttattcatactatattcaattattcatacaatcacataactagtacttaaattattcatacaatcacataaatagtacttaaattattcatacaatcacacaaatGTAAATTAAATTGTTCATACAATCAAATAAATAGATCATGCATTGTTGGCGGCTCCTCTCCTCGCCTAAAGATGCGCAACTAGATCCGCATGAAGTTGAGCATGAACACCTGCATCTCGAATTTTATGATGTGTGTAAAGAAAAACGGTAAATTTTTGAGGTACATGCTCTATCTCAGCAAGAGGCTcttgataatcaaatggttgATCATCGTGCAAATGTTCATCGTgctcgctctcaatgatcatgttgtgtatGATCACACATGCGTTCATCACCTCTCACATCTGAGACACACCAAGTGAGAGCTGAGTACCTGACAACGGCGAAACGCTGCGAAAGCATCCAAAAGCACGCCGAGAAGAGCGCGGAGCTGTCATGCCCGGCGTACGTGGGTACTGAGCAAGGCTCTAACATGGAAGGTAAGCAGCTTGGTGTCGAGAGATGACCAATTTATGGTTCTACCCAGTGTGACGAGATCCGTTTCAAAATGGAATTGCAGATGAGTACTTCTTCAAGGCGCTGCCGGTTGTTCAGAAGAGGATTGCGCAGGGAGGCGTGATGCTGGTGGCCATCCTCAACCGGATCTTCAGCGGGAACAAGCAGCGGGCTGCACAGCATTTGAAGTGTATCTTGTTTCTTCGAACTGGCATTTGAAGTCAGTCTAACGGAATTGGGCAAGAAAGAAATGGATTAACCTGCGTTATGAATAACATTATCATGTACGTTTGTTGACTTCGTCAAATCACGAACGCACGATTCATTGATGTGCTAGATCAGCCTATGTACGGCAGCGAAAGAGCGCAGACGCGCGCCGTGATACTTCCTCATCAGTGGCTTCAGCAGGGGAAGCTCGGCAGAGCCGGCGCGGGACGATGATGAACCGCCGTGGGATGAGTGCCTGCCTCCATACGCTGCAGGACGAGCGTCACGAAATGGCGGAGGGGAGCGGCGGCGGCCGCCAGAGGGGGCTAGGGTTCGCGGAGAGGTGCTGACGAGGTAGGAGAGGTGGTTGGGGAGGTGATCAGTTGGCGGTGGAGAAGCGTGGTAGACGTGGCAATTACTCGTGTGCGCTGGTCTCCACTCCAGTCACCGCCCTCCCTCCCTCACTCGCTCTCACACCGGACCGCGCGCCCCATCAACCTCCCTTCCATGGCGTCCtcacctcctcctccccctcaCTCGCCTGATCCGCCGATGGCTCCCGCGGCGAAGCTCACCCCAGCGGGTCTCTGACCGCGCGCGGATCATTTGCGAGTACGAGGCATGTGGCCTCTGTGATGCAGTGGCGCTGACTCACCCGATAGTAGTGCCAGTGTTAAATCGGTCGTTCCCCATCTCCGAGACGATGATGGGGACGCGTTCTGACCGCCGCCAAGATTCGACCATCGGATCTCTCGATGGGGTCAGAAAACCCCCACCTAGGGTTAGCGATGACTAGAGCAACGACCATGGCGGCGGGTGCAGCAAGCTCAAGAAGGGAGATGGAGGTGCCGACGGGTTTCGTCCCATTCCCGTGGTACACTATGCCACAAGCGGGGCAATCCCCGGCAGTTGCAACTTCTGCAGCAGCGGCCGCGACGCCACCCGTTGTACTTGAAGTGCGACTATGAACTCATTGCCAAGCATGTCATTCACATGCTTGTCATTGTCATGTCGTGGTGATCACCCTTCCTATGTCTGGCTATAATTGTCATTGTGTTTGCATCATTAGGAGTACCTACGGGAGTACCTCGATGGGCCAATTAATGGAGGGCCTTGAAGACATTGCACCTAGGGTGAAGCTCTGGGACAACAATGTTGCACTGATAGATGCGTACCACGACATGTACGCACCCAAGGTTCACCCATGCCATTCTGCAAAACTAGGCCACAATCCCCAGCAGAAGCTCCAAGCCTTGGTGTAGCTCTCCAACAGCAACCCCCTCGCGTTGAGCGTGTCATCCGCCATGGAGCAACCGCTGAACAAGATGGCGGGCAACCGGTGAATACGCCGTTGTACCGGGGGAAGTATTGCGAGAACAATGTGCAGCTGCAGTGGAGGGGTGAGAGGGTCGCATTTATCAAAGGCTGGAGTGAGTTTGCCCAGAAATCCGAGATGACCATTGAGGACACGATCGTCTTCATCCCCATGGACGGTAGCTTCGACGTCCAGTTGTACAGGTCTGACACCTCCGTCGCCAGCATATGGGGCTGCAAAAAGCACCACCATAGCCATTGGAAGATCCTCGTTCTATTGGCCGCCATTTAGGGAAGCTGTCCATGTTATCTGCATGCTTGTGTAGTTTCTTTTCTGAAGTTCTGGTTGTATTGTTGGCCTCACAAAGCCGTTGAACAATCCTTTTGTGCCAGTGGTGTGTGCCTTTGGTGTAAGTATGATACCGCTTAGGATGAACTAAGTGTGTGTTAGTAGTCTGACGCTAGCAGTTAGCAAGTTAGTAGTACGTGAGATGTTCATATGATGTGTAGTATGCTTTATTCTTGCTTTgatcttgtgtaagttttgtgtGATGGTAAGCTCGCCATATTTTGTCTAATACCATGTTGTAGTTGGGGAGAATGATATCCCTATGAGGGAGATCCGTtgcattttatatgacataaaaaaaacCACTATGATGATTATAAGAAGAGTTCATATACGGTAGAGTACTACTCTATACATATAGAGATAGGTATTACGTGTTGTCTAACAATCACATGTGTGTGTCTAAAATGACAACAAAACATGTGCTTTGCGACTCAACACAAATGATAGTGCACAAACTAGACCTTCGGTACCAACTGATGTAGCCtagcctaagggcatctccagcggcgcgacacatTTCGGACTCCAAACGGACGCGAGcccaaatggtcgaaatcgtccggacgtccgtttgcgtcggggtggctccagcggcacgacgcataaaTTTTTTTTTCCATTCAATGTGAAGgcataatttacattaataaaaaacataaaaaagccaTAAAGGCGTGGTAAAAGTAGGTGTTGCCTACTGCTCGTCTtcgctgacgaggtcaatcacctccggcgtcggccatggaagctcgtacgccggcggtggaaGAGGTGCCGCCGCATGcgcaggaggctgtggccagggatcccacaCCGGAGCAGCAGACGGAGCGcggtcgttggaacgcgtcggcgtggccggaggagtcgccggcctcccctgcgcgagcgcgaactcgcggagctggattgcgagcccgtcccacaaagcgagctcgttgagctcgtccttctcgctgttggccagtgccatggcaatggcctcctcctcggaaatgtccggtggctgggtctccggatcccacaccggcccgccgtcgtcgtggtcgtagtctgCCATGTCCACGtcttcgtcctcgtcgtcgtccgcgtcctcctggtcgttctcttcttcttctgcggcgaTCTCGCGGTCGAAGTACTCCAAGTCGCCGAGGTAgccagcgcggcggcgcgcgtcgaactcccacgtcccgaatgaaatccagttgtaggagttgagcGCGTACGCCGGATCCTTCCGCAGATCCGGTGGCAAGagcgctcggcggcggcgcacctcgtcccgccgctctcggccctcgcgcaGCATGGAGGGACCGGCACACGCCtcgagttgaggtaccagccccATCCCGGCAATTTCGCGTCcagccatggtaccggccggttttcctccgaTAGCTACCGCGCGAGGTTGACGCGGACGTATCGGCCGACCCGTGCcttcttgccggaccgcgagccACTTGCCGCGTGGTCGTTCTTGCTCTTGCGGAACGGCCAACATTTCTTTCCCATGGCGTCGGTGGGGTGGATAGTGTGGGATCTAGCAATGGTTTGGTCGGGGAAATggccgccggcagcgtccctttaagaggctcggacgccatccagccttcaatggcctgccactgcaacgccgcctagctgcgtgatacgtctcaaacgtatctataatttcttatattccatgctacttttatgatgatactcacatgttttatacacactttatgtcatatttatgcattttccggcactaacctattgacaagatgccgaagagccagttgatgttttctgctgtttttggtttcagaaatcctacaaagaaaatattctcggaattggacgaaatcaacgcccagggtcttatttttccacgaagcttccagaagaccgagggagatacgaagtggggccacgaggtggcgacacaccaaggcggtgcggcctaggggggccgcgccgccctagcgtgtgggcccctcgtgacgcctcctgacatgCCCTTCCTcctataaaaagtcttcgtcgagaaaaccccagtaccgagagccacgatacggaaaaccttccagagacgccgccgccaatcccatttcgggggattcaggacatcgcctccggcactctgccggagaggggaatcatctcccggaggattcttcatcgccatgatcgcctccggatcgatgtgtgagtagttcactcctggactatgggtccatagcagtagctagatggttgtcttctcctcttgtgctatcatgtcagatcttgtgagttgcctatcatgatcaagatcatctatttgtaatgctacatgttgtgtttgttgggatccgatgaatatggaatactatgttatgttgattatcaatctatcatctatgtgttgtttatgatcttgcatgctcttcgttgctagtagaggctctggccaagttgatacttgtaactccaagagggagtatttatgctcgatagtggtttcatgcctccattaaatctgggacagtgacagaaagttctaagattgtggatgtgctgttgccactagggataaaacatcaatgctttgtctaaggatatttgtgttgattacattacgcaccatacttaatgcaattgtctgttgtttgcaacttaatactggaaggggtgcggatgctaacccggaggtggactttttaggcatagatgcatgctggatagtgataacccacaagtataggggatcgcagcagtcttcgcgggtagtaaaacctaatttattgattcgacacaaggggagacaaagaatacttgaaagccttaacaacggagttgtcaattcagctgcacctggaaacagacttgctcgcaagagtttatcagtagtaacagttttatagcagtagcagtagtaaaataacaacagcagagtagcagaaacagcagtagtaattatagtaaatagcaggattaaaatactgtaggcacggggacggataacgggcgtgcatggatgagagaaactcatgtaacaatcatagcagggcatttgcagataataataaaacggtgtccaagtacaaagcaatc
This region of Lolium perenne isolate Kyuss_39 chromosome 2, Kyuss_2.0, whole genome shotgun sequence genomic DNA includes:
- the LOC127336867 gene encoding disease resistance protein Pik-2; the encoded protein is MEFATGAMSSLIPKLGELLIQEYNLKESVKKGIGDLRDELLSMQGALVKVSSVPLDQLDPQVKIWANEVRELSYAIEDSLDSFLMRVEGVDQQTKPKFKHLLKKARNKFTKFNARHEIAGDIKDIESQVMKIKERYERYKINDIIPNLASTTVDPRLSALYNKVSDLVGIGEPIDELMKVLLEGADTSQKDLKIVSVVGFGGLGKTTLAKALYDKLSKTYECQGFVPVGQNQSVKKVLSDILFELDIDLYRAAERMDERQLINQLQKVLAGKRYFIVIDDLWDIQTWEIIKCAFVDSHPESKIIITTRIVDVATRASGIYRMKPLSNDNSKLLFYTRTCGGEEVSRDNQSDEVTNKILKKCGGVPLAIITIASLLVGKARADWSKVYDAIGFGHEDSEVVQNTRKILSFSYYDLPSNLKACLLYLSMFPEDYFIEKKTLIWRWVIEGFVPDNEGVGSYELGEIYFNKLVNKSMIRWIEADDLGFTNKQGGCRVHDMVLDLIRTMSSNINFVTVYDMEQHYTHLLGKRTNRVRRLALHGRSVEHSSSIEMKQVRSFNAITCGDSKLPLLLSFNVLRVLVIEDCGFLEGHSLEHLGKLVHLRYLGLVKSKVNKLPEGIGHDLKFLQILDVRGCSISELPPSVGELQNLRCLWADEGTGMKGQIGKLTCLEELHLYLVDKCPNFFTDLGKLTNLRALQIQFNECEETACKALAESLCKLHKIQSLIIWRTIFEDDMDYFNKEFCVRFGSLEDLAPSSKLRFFCLQSIIIPKMPSWINSLCVPLLSNLWLYVEVVETRGLQALGRLSSLLFLFLESEEEKRISYTFGSYEFHKLRSLVTNINIATGAGALPMLRTLVYSASAVRKDNLVPWNNDSRLLENVCCRLDCANSGRREVKAAKAVLRKAERAHPNAEEFYFQTTVRNYTRKAARLIDALGSILHGLDRPDGEEITADQRELRCMIKSLETLLRDDGEPRVGRYGEQELRGFVTKFKSLLHDEAATDQEEEPDNSGSTDGNDDDKDADTDTEDDTDDDNGDNDDDNGADDDSEQKEEDDDVATSSGGHMVLP